One Echinicola strongylocentroti DNA window includes the following coding sequences:
- a CDS encoding hybrid sensor histidine kinase/response regulator transcription factor: MPKASFTYFLIYYILLCPLTVDPAYGQQLHLNFDQLTVDNGLPQNSVYSIAKDKYGFMWFGTWGGAVRYDGYNVQVFRANEKDSTALSDNRISGIITDSLENIWVEVEPRGELFKYDYKTATFQKPKEEQVPNYLRDMLIKRYGYQTKHASNERFEWKTSTNGLVQINKTTKDTLIYQAEIRDPMSLSDNLVKDVYLDYSGHLWVGTQSGGVDHADLYDKTFKNYYKGRRGEGLINNVVRAISVDQSNNLWVGSENQGITILSPDPEAPRYSYVDSDHLTDLRIRAIFCDSKGIVWIGTKTGLFYFDPKKKTFTQCTTDMCHPSIFAITEDQNGTIWVGTFYGLAKYDPTNDQFQCLYSSDGLAGNQIMDLMMDHKDRLWVATEDGGVSCIENPSDGLPDLNITNYTHGSAQHNRLLSNRIYSLTEDHHGNIWAGSDAGLNCIQPSDKAVQHYTTVNGLTDNLIMAVAFDGENSIWISHTKGLSRLDLVTEKVQHFNRKDGLQGNEFKQSAVFKSPTDNKLYFGGSNGLTSFLPSKIKTNPNPPKMVLTRLSIMHQELNIGTKIRDRTILNSSLLTTDEITLTWWDKSFQLEFAAIHFTNPLSNKYQYKLEGYDEEWITTDASRRIASYANLPAGQYTFKVLGTNSDGVWSESPATLSIVMLPPWWLSWWAICLYLLAVACLIWLVYRYLHSKIQLRKKEAIHQSKLQFFTEISHEFRTPLTLIIDPLERLIHEKPKRQLAEYYYHLMRNNAQQLLMLINQLLDFRKLEGGKLQLNLQQNDIIAFVKKTVASFKHLAEKQGISLSMETSLASHTLSFDQDKITMVLNNLLSNALKFTPNQGKVHVTIRRKKHPEKGLLIEVKDTGPGIPKSEQEKIFEIFYQVKNGKAKSAGSGIGLALTKELVALHGGEISLESSLRKGTTISFFLPDAPSAPKNIPTTPIPAAPSPFPIATEQNPPTPHQPSPKQNAPLLLVVDDNEEIRNYIKKHFGDHYAVSTAANGKEGMSKAFDEIPDLVISDVMMPDMDGLQLCQQLKADMRTSHIPIILLTARQSNTAKTEGYGTGADSYVTKPFSTQVLMARVKNLLDQRKHLQAKFTAGTAKDFAASTSNPVDQTFLENARQYIEANLESENLDVDSLARKLGMSRPQFYRKIKGLTDKSAAEFITSFRMEKASSHLLSGEFNISETAYKVGYNLPNNFSRAFIKHFGLSPSQYIKEKRRKP; the protein is encoded by the coding sequence ATGCCCAAAGCCTCCTTTACATATTTCCTCATCTACTATATCCTGCTGTGCCCGCTCACAGTAGATCCCGCCTACGGACAACAGCTCCACTTGAATTTTGACCAGCTCACCGTAGACAATGGATTGCCCCAAAATTCGGTATATTCTATCGCCAAAGACAAGTATGGATTCATGTGGTTTGGCACTTGGGGAGGAGCCGTAAGGTACGACGGGTATAATGTCCAGGTCTTTAGGGCCAATGAGAAGGACAGCACGGCACTATCAGACAATCGCATCAGTGGCATTATCACGGATTCACTAGAAAACATCTGGGTCGAGGTAGAGCCACGCGGGGAACTTTTTAAATACGATTACAAAACAGCCACCTTCCAAAAGCCCAAAGAGGAACAAGTACCCAACTACCTCCGTGATATGCTTATAAAACGTTACGGATATCAAACCAAACATGCTTCCAACGAGCGCTTTGAATGGAAAACCTCCACTAATGGTTTGGTACAAATCAATAAAACAACGAAGGATACCCTTATCTACCAAGCCGAGATCCGTGATCCTATGTCGCTCTCTGACAACCTCGTCAAAGACGTTTATCTCGACTATAGCGGGCACCTATGGGTAGGCACCCAATCCGGCGGCGTAGACCACGCCGACTTATATGACAAGACATTTAAAAACTACTACAAAGGTCGCCGCGGGGAAGGCCTTATCAACAATGTCGTCCGAGCAATATCTGTAGACCAATCCAACAACCTATGGGTAGGTTCTGAAAACCAAGGAATCACCATTCTCTCCCCAGACCCAGAGGCTCCACGATATTCCTATGTGGACAGCGATCACCTCACCGATCTCCGCATCAGAGCTATCTTTTGTGACTCAAAAGGAATCGTTTGGATCGGTACCAAAACGGGATTGTTTTATTTCGACCCAAAAAAGAAAACTTTCACACAATGCACTACGGACATGTGCCACCCCAGTATCTTTGCCATCACAGAGGACCAAAATGGCACTATCTGGGTCGGTACATTTTATGGCCTCGCCAAATATGACCCCACCAATGACCAGTTCCAATGCCTATATAGCTCCGACGGGCTGGCCGGCAATCAAATAATGGACCTGATGATGGACCACAAAGACAGGCTTTGGGTAGCTACTGAAGACGGTGGAGTGAGCTGTATCGAAAACCCTTCTGACGGCCTTCCTGACTTGAACATCACCAACTATACTCATGGAAGCGCCCAACACAACAGGCTCCTGAGCAACCGTATCTACTCGCTGACTGAAGATCACCATGGCAATATCTGGGCGGGCTCCGATGCAGGACTAAACTGTATCCAGCCTTCTGATAAAGCCGTCCAACACTACACGACAGTGAATGGACTCACGGATAATCTTATCATGGCAGTGGCTTTTGATGGGGAAAATTCTATCTGGATCAGCCACACCAAAGGGCTTTCCAGACTGGACCTTGTCACAGAGAAAGTCCAACACTTTAACCGCAAGGATGGACTTCAGGGAAATGAGTTCAAGCAAAGTGCTGTTTTTAAAAGCCCAACAGACAACAAGCTGTATTTTGGAGGCTCCAATGGCTTGACCTCTTTTTTACCCTCTAAGATCAAAACCAACCCTAATCCTCCAAAAATGGTCCTCACCAGGCTCAGTATAATGCACCAAGAGCTCAATATCGGCACCAAGATCCGGGACCGCACCATCCTCAACAGCTCATTGCTCACCACGGATGAAATCACGCTTACTTGGTGGGACAAATCCTTCCAACTGGAATTTGCGGCCATTCACTTTACCAATCCCCTGAGCAATAAATACCAATACAAACTCGAAGGATATGACGAAGAATGGATTACTACAGATGCCAGCAGAAGAATCGCTTCCTATGCCAACCTTCCCGCTGGACAATACACCTTCAAGGTCTTAGGGACCAATAGTGACGGTGTATGGAGCGAGTCGCCCGCTACGCTGAGCATCGTCATGTTACCTCCTTGGTGGCTAAGCTGGTGGGCCATATGCCTTTACTTGCTGGCAGTGGCGTGTCTGATATGGCTCGTGTACCGCTACTTGCATTCAAAAATCCAGCTACGCAAAAAGGAAGCCATCCACCAGTCAAAGCTCCAATTCTTCACGGAAATATCACACGAATTTAGGACACCTCTGACACTGATCATCGACCCGCTGGAGCGGCTGATCCACGAAAAACCCAAAAGGCAGCTTGCCGAGTACTATTACCACCTTATGCGCAACAATGCCCAGCAGCTGCTCATGCTCATCAACCAGCTCTTGGACTTCCGAAAGCTGGAAGGGGGAAAACTTCAGCTAAACCTACAGCAAAATGATATTATCGCTTTTGTAAAAAAAACAGTCGCTTCCTTCAAACACTTGGCCGAGAAGCAGGGCATTTCACTGAGCATGGAAACAAGCCTCGCATCCCACACGCTTTCCTTTGATCAGGATAAAATCACCATGGTGCTCAATAACCTCCTGTCAAACGCCTTAAAGTTCACCCCAAATCAGGGGAAAGTCCACGTAACTATCCGTCGTAAAAAGCACCCTGAAAAAGGACTTCTCATCGAAGTAAAGGATACCGGCCCCGGCATTCCCAAATCAGAACAAGAAAAGATCTTTGAGATCTTCTATCAGGTAAAAAACGGCAAAGCCAAATCAGCAGGATCGGGAATTGGCCTAGCCCTTACCAAGGAACTGGTAGCCCTTCATGGCGGTGAAATATCCCTAGAAAGCAGCTTGAGGAAAGGCACAACCATTAGCTTCTTCCTGCCTGATGCTCCATCAGCACCAAAGAATATACCAACGACACCAATCCCCGCTGCCCCATCACCATTTCCTATTGCAACTGAACAAAATCCGCCGACGCCACACCAGCCTTCCCCAAAACAAAATGCGCCATTATTGCTGGTGGTGGACGATAATGAAGAAATCCGAAACTATATCAAAAAGCATTTCGGGGATCATTACGCCGTCAGCACTGCAGCCAACGGCAAAGAAGGCATGTCCAAGGCCTTTGACGAGATCCCCGACTTGGTCATCAGTGATGTCATGATGCCTGACATGGACGGGCTCCAGCTCTGTCAACAGCTCAAAGCAGACATGCGTACCAGCCACATCCCTATCATTCTCCTAACGGCAAGACAATCCAACACCGCCAAAACAGAAGGCTACGGAACGGGAGCAGACTCCTATGTCACCAAGCCCTTTAGCACCCAAGTCCTCATGGCCAGGGTAAAAAACCTGCTCGATCAGCGCAAACACCTACAGGCCAAATTCACCGCAGGAACCGCCAAGGACTTTGCCGCATCCACGTCCAATCCCGTGGACCAAACCTTCTTGGAAAATGCACGCCAGTATATCGAAGCCAACTTGGAATCCGAAAACCTGGATGTCGATTCCCTCGCGCGAAAACTAGGCATGAGCCGCCCCCAATTTTATCGAAAAATCAAAGGCCTTACCGACAAGTCAGCGGCAGAGTTCATCACTAGCTTCCGAATGGAAAAGGCTTCATCACACCTTCTCAGCGGTGAATTTAATATCTCAGAAACTGCCTATAAAGTAGGCTATAACCTACCCAATAATTTTTCCCGTGCATTTATAAAGCACTTTGGACTTTCCCCAAGTCAATATATCAAAGAAAAAAGAAGAAAACCCTAA